A region of Candidatus Caccoplasma merdavium DNA encodes the following proteins:
- a CDS encoding SDR family oxidoreductase, protein MNRLFDITGRTVVMTGATGVLGSSISRYLAHEGAIVIALGRNREHGSALVDEITAAGDSALFLPCDVLDRPSLEKCRDEILNRYGHIDILINAAGGNMPGATIPTDKTFFDMSTDDFKRVVDLNLHGTVIPTQVFAEDMARRGEGVIVNFSSESALRPLTRVVGYTSAKAAVQQFTKYMAVEMATKFGEGIRVNAIAPGFFLTEQNRTLLTNPDGSLTARGNAIVAHTPFGRFGSPDELCGTIHYLISDASKFVTGTVAVVDGGFDVFCL, encoded by the coding sequence ATGAACCGACTTTTCGACATCACAGGCCGCACGGTCGTCATGACCGGCGCCACAGGAGTTTTGGGCAGCAGCATCTCACGTTATCTGGCTCACGAAGGCGCCATCGTCATCGCCTTGGGGCGCAACCGGGAACACGGCTCGGCGCTCGTCGATGAAATAACCGCAGCGGGCGACTCGGCTCTCTTCCTCCCTTGCGACGTGCTCGACCGTCCCTCGCTCGAAAAATGCCGCGACGAAATACTGAACCGCTACGGGCACATCGACATTCTCATCAACGCCGCCGGCGGGAACATGCCGGGAGCCACGATTCCCACGGACAAGACATTCTTCGACATGTCGACCGACGATTTCAAGCGTGTGGTCGACCTCAACCTGCACGGCACGGTGATTCCGACCCAGGTGTTTGCCGAAGACATGGCACGCCGCGGTGAAGGCGTCATCGTGAATTTCAGTTCCGAGTCGGCACTCCGCCCGCTTACCCGCGTCGTGGGATATACCTCGGCCAAAGCCGCCGTGCAACAGTTTACCAAATACATGGCGGTGGAGATGGCCACCAAATTCGGCGAAGGCATACGCGTAAACGCCATCGCACCGGGGTTCTTCCTCACCGAGCAGAACCGCACCCTGCTCACCAATCCCGACGGCAGCCTCACCGCCCGCGGAAACGCCATCGTGGCACACACGCCATTCGGCCGTTTCGGCTCGCCCGACGAATTGTGCGGCACGATACACTACCTCATCAGTGACGCGTCAAAATTCGTCACGGGCACCGTAGCGGTTGTCGATGGCGGATTCGACGTTTTCTGCCTCTAA
- a CDS encoding HAD family hydrolase, with product MKRLVIFDLDGTLLNTIGDLAEATNYALVQCGYPQHPVEDYNMFVGNGIAKLFERALPEAERTEENIARMRSFFVPYYDNHNTCRTKPYDGIVDLLIALRQRGVALAVASNKYQRATEKLVAHFFPDIRFSAVFGQREGIPVKPDPAIVYDILSAAALTADETLYVGDSGVDMMTAGAAGICSVGVTWGFRSREELEKAGACHLVDTPHEILSIAESL from the coding sequence ATGAAACGACTGGTTATTTTTGATTTGGACGGCACGTTGCTCAATACCATCGGCGACCTGGCCGAAGCTACCAATTACGCTTTGGTGCAGTGCGGTTATCCGCAACACCCTGTCGAGGATTATAACATGTTTGTGGGGAATGGCATCGCCAAGCTGTTTGAACGTGCCTTGCCCGAGGCCGAGCGCACAGAAGAGAACATTGCCCGCATGCGTTCCTTTTTTGTCCCTTATTACGACAATCACAACACCTGCCGCACGAAACCTTACGACGGTATTGTGGACCTTCTCATCGCCTTGCGGCAACGCGGCGTGGCGTTGGCCGTTGCCTCGAACAAGTACCAGCGGGCCACCGAGAAGTTGGTGGCGCACTTTTTTCCCGACATTCGATTCTCGGCGGTCTTTGGGCAACGCGAGGGCATACCGGTGAAGCCCGACCCGGCCATCGTGTACGACATCTTGTCGGCGGCCGCTCTCACGGCCGATGAGACATTGTATGTGGGCGATTCGGGTGTCGACATGATGACGGCCGGAGCCGCCGGAATATGTTCGGTGGGAGTTACCTGGGGATTCCGCTCGCGCGAAGAGCTCGAAAAGGCCGGCGCTTGTCATTTGGTCGACACTCCGCACGAAATACTTTCCATCGCCGAAAGTCTCTGA
- a CDS encoding glycosyltransferase family 2 protein encodes MKPSCYTPATHSPLVSVVLLARTLSDCAACLDMLGRQSTTFDTEVLVVDRSQDDGIEALCRRRGATYPHRLRYRRNPERYIAFGRPGAGISGRYVAVCRDDERWNDSRKLQRQGDYLREHPSCAVCFHNVEGDAALPWYDTRRYDEADMDFMHLLRHYSPLFRLEGTPGEYDFLLYERHGGELYAHRRVRGALQCLAGVSSRVAPRSAVVAYPLL; translated from the coding sequence ATGAAACCATCTTGTTACACACCGGCCACACATTCACCTCTCGTTTCGGTGGTGTTGCTCGCCCGCACCCTCTCCGACTGTGCCGCCTGTCTCGATATGCTGGGGCGACAAAGCACCACGTTCGATACCGAAGTGCTGGTCGTCGACCGTTCACAGGACGATGGCATAGAGGCACTTTGCCGCCGTCGTGGGGCGACTTATCCCCATCGTCTCCGTTATCGTCGCAATCCCGAGCGTTACATCGCCTTCGGACGTCCCGGCGCCGGAATATCCGGCCGATATGTGGCCGTGTGTCGTGATGACGAGAGGTGGAACGACAGCCGCAAACTGCAACGCCAAGGCGATTATTTGCGCGAGCACCCTTCGTGCGCGGTCTGTTTCCATAATGTCGAGGGCGATGCGGCACTTCCCTGGTATGATACCCGTCGTTATGACGAGGCCGATATGGATTTTATGCACCTGCTGCGCCATTATTCTCCGCTTTTCCGCCTCGAAGGCACTCCCGGTGAATATGACTTCCTTCTCTACGAACGCCATGGCGGGGAGCTTTATGCTCATCGGCGCGTGCGAGGAGCCCTGCAATGCCTTGCCGGTGTCTCTTCCCGGGTCGCCCCCCGTAGTGCCGTTGTGGCATATCCTCTTCTCTGA
- a CDS encoding C1 family peptidase: MRLSKIMLAALVAFATTTGWAQNKGGIDAEMLGKLRDSYKHTPEEKALRNALAGTDIQKLAANADVTTEVDAYFSHRVPTKGITDQQSSGRCWLFSGMNVLRAKMMAEYDLPECEFSQVYCFFYDQLEKANLFLQGVVDTRHLPMDDKMVEWLFKNPLSDGGQFTGVADIIGKYGLVPREVMNETFSANNTARIAFLIKLKLREYGLQLRELPAKTKQADIDKKKTEMLSTVYRMLARAFGEPPTEFSWTRKDAKGNPVETKTYTPKSFYDEYIGDDLTGGYVMLMNDPSRPYYKLYEIDYDRHAYDGANWTYVNLPADDIKAMAIASIKDSTAMYFSCDVAKYLDSKKGTLDLRNYDYESLMGTTFGMDKKQRIQTFASGSSHAMTLVAVNLDAEGKPDRWLLENSWGAASGYKGFLIMTDEWFDEYMFRLVVEKKYVPQNILDILKQEPTLLPAWDPMFAEDE; the protein is encoded by the coding sequence ATGAGATTATCGAAAATCATGCTCGCCGCCCTTGTTGCCTTTGCCACCACGACCGGCTGGGCACAGAACAAAGGCGGTATCGATGCCGAGATGCTCGGCAAGTTGCGCGACAGTTATAAACATACCCCCGAAGAGAAAGCCCTGCGCAACGCGTTGGCCGGTACCGATATTCAGAAGTTGGCGGCTAATGCCGACGTGACGACCGAGGTCGACGCCTATTTCTCGCACCGGGTTCCCACCAAGGGCATTACCGACCAGCAGTCGTCGGGTCGTTGCTGGCTCTTCTCGGGCATGAACGTGCTGCGTGCCAAAATGATGGCCGAGTATGACCTGCCCGAATGCGAGTTCTCGCAAGTCTACTGCTTTTTCTATGACCAACTCGAAAAGGCCAACCTCTTCTTGCAAGGGGTCGTCGATACCCGCCATCTACCCATGGACGACAAAATGGTGGAATGGCTCTTCAAGAACCCGTTGAGCGATGGCGGCCAGTTTACCGGCGTGGCCGACATCATCGGCAAATACGGCCTTGTGCCCCGCGAAGTCATGAACGAGACTTTCAGTGCCAACAACACGGCCCGCATCGCTTTCTTGATAAAACTCAAATTGCGCGAATATGGCTTGCAGTTGCGCGAGCTCCCGGCCAAGACCAAACAGGCCGACATCGACAAGAAAAAGACCGAGATGCTCTCGACCGTTTATCGCATGCTGGCTCGTGCTTTCGGCGAACCGCCCACCGAGTTTTCCTGGACCCGCAAAGACGCCAAGGGCAATCCTGTCGAGACCAAGACCTATACTCCCAAGTCGTTCTATGACGAATATATCGGCGATGACCTCACCGGCGGTTATGTCATGCTCATGAACGACCCGTCGCGCCCCTATTACAAGCTGTATGAAATCGATTATGACCGCCATGCCTACGACGGTGCCAACTGGACATACGTCAACCTGCCCGCCGATGACATCAAGGCCATGGCCATTGCCTCTATCAAAGACAGCACCGCCATGTATTTCTCGTGCGACGTAGCCAAATACCTCGACTCCAAGAAGGGCACTCTCGATTTGCGAAACTACGACTACGAGTCGCTCATGGGAACCACTTTCGGCATGGACAAGAAACAGCGCATACAGACCTTTGCCAGCGGTTCGTCGCATGCCATGACCCTCGTGGCCGTGAATCTCGATGCCGAGGGTAAACCCGACCGTTGGCTTCTCGAAAACAGCTGGGGGGCAGCCTCCGGATATAAGGGCTTCTTGATTATGACCGATGAGTGGTTCGACGAATACATGTTCCGCCTCGTCGTCGAGAAAAAATATGTGCCTCAAAATATCCTCGACATTCTCAAACAGGAACCCACGCTGCTTCCCGCTTGGGACCCGATGTTTGCCGAGGACGAATAA
- the rfbC gene encoding dTDP-4-dehydrorhamnose 3,5-epimerase, which yields MEFIEQAIPGVYVIEPKKFGDARGYFMETYRQDLFEQHVGRVDFVQDNESRSTYGVLRGLHFQKGEFSQAKLVRVIEGRVLDVAVDLRKSSPTFGKYVAVELSDENARQLFIPRGFAHGFLVLSPTATFVYKVDNVYAPQSEASLIYNDPQVGIEWPIAEEEMLLSPKDRAGKPLSEVYCFD from the coding sequence ATGGAATTTATAGAACAAGCAATCCCCGGTGTGTATGTCATAGAGCCCAAAAAGTTCGGTGATGCCCGAGGCTATTTCATGGAGACTTACCGGCAGGATCTTTTCGAACAGCATGTCGGGAGAGTCGATTTTGTGCAAGACAATGAGTCGCGTTCGACCTACGGCGTGTTGAGAGGTCTCCATTTTCAAAAGGGGGAATTTTCGCAGGCCAAGTTGGTGCGTGTCATCGAAGGCCGTGTGCTCGACGTGGCCGTCGATTTGCGCAAGTCATCGCCCACCTTCGGCAAATATGTGGCAGTGGAGCTCTCGGACGAGAATGCCCGTCAGCTCTTTATTCCCCGCGGTTTTGCCCACGGTTTCCTGGTGTTGAGTCCCACGGCGACCTTTGTGTATAAGGTCGACAATGTCTATGCGCCGCAGTCCGAGGCATCGCTCATCTACAACGACCCCCAGGTGGGAATCGAATGGCCCATCGCCGAGGAGGAGATGTTGCTCTCTCCCAAGGACCGGGCCGGCAAACCCCTCTCCGAGGTTTATTGCTTCGATTGA
- a CDS encoding 1-deoxy-D-xylulose-5-phosphate synthase: protein MFLNQIHSPQDIKRLSLSQLEELSQEIRQALLAKLSVHGGHVGPNLGMVEATIALHVVFDSPHDKIVYDVSHQSYTHKMLTGRAEAFLDPAEYDSVTGYTNRQESEHDFFTVGHTSTSVSLACGLAKARDLKGERRNIIAVIGDGSLSGGEAFEGLSNAAEAGTNMIIVVNDNEMSIAENHGGLYQNLQLLRESHGEAPCNYFRSLGLDYVYVEEGNDIATLIETFRRVKDCPHPVVVHIHTLKGKGYALAEQEKERFHWSLPFDLSTGEVNVSEEEKDYDELTGAFLLDEIGKDPRVVAITSGTPAVFGFSPERRRKAGRQFVDVGIAEEHAVALASGIAAGGGCPVYGVYSSFIQRTYDQLSQDLCINNNPAVICVFAASVWGMNDVTHLGLFDIPMLSNIPNLVYLAPTCKEEYFAMLRWGMRQTSHPVAIRVPGNGVICNNAPVDADYGDLNRYKVMQQGDTVAIIAAGSFYQLGETVAQQLHEQQGITPTLINPRYLTGTDDKMLDSLKKDHRLVITLEDGILDGGFGEKIARFYGDSDMKVLNYGLRKEFVDRYDAGELLSANRLTAPQIVEDIATVL, encoded by the coding sequence ATGTTCCTAAACCAAATCCACTCTCCCCAAGACATCAAACGACTCTCCTTGTCACAACTCGAAGAGCTGTCGCAAGAGATACGACAAGCCCTGCTGGCAAAGCTCAGCGTTCACGGCGGACACGTCGGTCCCAATCTCGGCATGGTCGAGGCCACGATTGCCCTGCATGTCGTGTTTGACTCTCCCCACGATAAAATCGTCTATGACGTTTCGCACCAAAGCTATACCCACAAAATGCTTACCGGTCGCGCCGAAGCCTTTCTCGACCCGGCCGAATACGACTCCGTAACCGGATATACCAACCGGCAGGAAAGTGAACACGACTTCTTCACCGTAGGACACACCTCGACCTCGGTGAGCCTGGCCTGTGGACTGGCCAAGGCCCGCGACCTGAAAGGCGAACGGAGAAACATCATCGCCGTCATAGGCGACGGCTCCCTCAGCGGAGGGGAAGCCTTCGAAGGGCTGAGCAATGCAGCCGAAGCCGGCACCAACATGATCATCGTCGTGAACGACAACGAAATGTCCATCGCCGAAAACCACGGCGGACTGTACCAAAACCTGCAACTGCTGCGCGAAAGCCACGGTGAAGCCCCCTGCAACTACTTCCGATCGCTGGGTCTCGACTACGTCTATGTCGAGGAGGGCAACGACATCGCCACCCTCATCGAGACATTCCGTCGGGTCAAAGACTGCCCGCACCCGGTAGTCGTGCACATACACACCCTGAAAGGGAAGGGTTACGCCTTGGCCGAACAGGAGAAGGAACGTTTCCATTGGAGCCTGCCGTTCGACCTCTCGACAGGAGAAGTAAACGTTTCTGAGGAGGAAAAAGACTACGACGAACTCACCGGAGCCTTCCTGCTCGACGAAATAGGCAAGGATCCGCGAGTCGTCGCCATCACGTCGGGTACTCCTGCCGTATTCGGCTTCTCACCCGAACGCCGTCGCAAAGCCGGCCGGCAGTTTGTCGACGTGGGCATTGCCGAAGAACACGCCGTAGCACTGGCTTCGGGCATCGCTGCCGGTGGAGGCTGCCCCGTATATGGCGTGTACAGCTCTTTCATACAACGCACCTACGACCAACTCTCGCAAGACCTCTGCATCAACAACAACCCGGCCGTCATCTGCGTCTTCGCCGCTTCGGTATGGGGCATGAACGATGTCACCCATCTCGGGCTATTCGACATACCCATGCTCTCCAACATACCCAACCTGGTCTATCTGGCACCGACCTGCAAAGAGGAATATTTTGCCATGCTCCGTTGGGGTATGCGGCAAACGAGCCACCCGGTGGCCATTCGCGTGCCGGGCAACGGCGTGATATGCAACAACGCACCCGTCGATGCCGATTACGGCGACCTCAACCGCTACAAGGTCATGCAACAGGGCGACACGGTCGCCATCATCGCCGCCGGGTCATTCTACCAATTAGGCGAAACGGTTGCCCAACAGTTGCACGAGCAACAGGGAATCACCCCTACCCTCATCAACCCGCGTTACCTCACCGGCACCGACGACAAAATGCTCGACAGCCTGAAAAAAGACCACCGGCTGGTCATCACGCTCGAAGACGGCATTCTCGACGGAGGTTTCGGCGAGAAAATAGCCCGATTCTACGGTGACAGCGATATGAAAGTGCTCAATTACGGACTGCGCAAAGAGTTTGTCGACCGATACGACGCCGGCGAATTACTCTCGGCCAACCGTCTCACCGCCCCGCAAATCGTCGAAGACATCGCCACCGTACTGTAA
- a CDS encoding TrpB-like pyridoxal phosphate-dependent enzyme, protein METKKFLLQEKDIPTAWYNIVADMKTKPLPPLNPQTHQPMKEEDFYPLFAKELAHQEMNQTDAWIEIPEQVRDMYKIWRPTPLVRAYGLEKYLDTPAHIYFKNESVSPVGSHKLNSAIAQAYFCKKEGVTNITTETGAGQWGAALSFAAKAFGLELAVYMVKVSYHQKPYRRSIMQTFGAQVIASPSMSTRAGRKILTEHPNYQGSLGTAISEAVELAMQTPNCKYTLGSVLNHVMLHQTVIGLEAEKQMEMAGEYPDVVIACFGGGSNFSGISFPFLRHKLKEGKNLRVVAAEPASCPKLTRGVFQYDFGDEAGYTPLIPMFTLGHNFSPSNIHAGGLRYHGAGSIVSQLRKEGLMEAVDIPQLETFKAATIFAQAEGIIPAPESSHAIATAIREAEQAKLEGKSKVILFNLSGHGLIDMAAYDQYIANDLQNYEVTDEEVARNISQLEKII, encoded by the coding sequence ATGGAAACAAAAAAATTTTTACTGCAAGAAAAAGACATTCCCACGGCATGGTATAACATCGTCGCCGACATGAAGACGAAACCCCTGCCCCCCTTGAATCCTCAGACCCATCAACCGATGAAAGAGGAAGATTTCTATCCGCTCTTCGCCAAAGAACTGGCACACCAGGAGATGAACCAGACCGATGCCTGGATAGAGATACCCGAACAAGTGCGTGACATGTATAAGATATGGAGACCGACCCCCCTGGTACGAGCCTACGGCCTCGAAAAATATCTCGACACCCCGGCCCACATCTATTTCAAAAACGAAAGTGTCAGCCCGGTAGGTTCCCACAAACTCAACTCGGCCATTGCACAAGCCTATTTCTGCAAAAAAGAGGGCGTAACCAATATCACCACCGAGACCGGTGCCGGCCAATGGGGTGCCGCACTCTCCTTTGCCGCCAAGGCTTTCGGTCTCGAACTGGCCGTGTATATGGTAAAAGTGAGCTACCACCAGAAACCCTATCGCCGCTCCATCATGCAGACATTCGGTGCCCAAGTCATCGCATCGCCCAGTATGAGTACCCGTGCCGGCCGTAAAATCCTCACCGAGCACCCCAACTACCAAGGCAGTTTGGGAACCGCCATCTCCGAAGCCGTGGAACTGGCCATGCAGACGCCCAACTGCAAATATACGCTGGGCAGTGTGCTCAACCATGTGATGCTGCATCAAACGGTCATCGGACTCGAAGCCGAAAAGCAGATGGAAATGGCCGGAGAATATCCCGATGTGGTTATCGCCTGCTTCGGTGGCGGTTCGAACTTCTCGGGCATCTCCTTCCCCTTCCTGCGCCACAAGCTGAAAGAAGGGAAGAATCTCCGCGTCGTTGCGGCCGAGCCGGCCTCCTGCCCCAAGCTCACCCGCGGTGTCTTCCAGTATGACTTTGGCGACGAAGCCGGATACACGCCTCTTATCCCCATGTTCACGCTGGGACACAACTTCTCACCGTCGAATATCCACGCCGGCGGTCTCCGTTACCACGGAGCCGGCTCCATCGTAAGCCAGTTGCGCAAAGAGGGTCTCATGGAAGCTGTCGACATACCCCAACTCGAAACCTTCAAGGCTGCCACCATCTTTGCCCAGGCCGAAGGCATCATTCCCGCGCCCGAGTCGTCGCACGCCATCGCAACAGCCATTCGTGAAGCCGAACAAGCCAAACTCGAAGGAAAATCAAAAGTCATTCTCTTCAACCTCTCGGGTCACGGTCTCATCGACATGGCAGCTTACGACCAATACATCGCCAACGACCTGCAAAACTACGAAGTCACCGACGAAGAAGTGGCCCGCAACATTTCGCAACTCGAAAAAATCATCTAA
- a CDS encoding pectate lyase, protein MKNIFPALLLLFSMGSISQAQPLAFPGAEGYGKYTTGGRGGKVITVTNLNDSGPGSLRDAVEQKGARIIVFAIDGTIELKSPLRINNDSITIAGQSAPGDGICLKDYPLTINASNVIIRYLRVRVGDRYQRDSDGIGGGRYGQKNVILDHLSASWSIDECLSIYKTENLTVQWCLISHSLNHSIHTKGSHGFGGIWGGYKATFHHNLLANHASRNPRFASVDGTKWVDYRNNVVYNWGYKTAYGGGHHGEINLVNNYYKPGPASQHHRLLDVADDGTGRYYVAGNVMEGDTAVTLDNLAAIGDRPGKSYTPDAKNSQKTLGIAPDAVPTPGEASASCIVSTPFPYEPIEEDSPAEAYRRVLAIAGCSHARDSYDKAVIEQVKKGLGTFGTNGIIDTPTDAGGWPKLKSKKPRKDSDGDGMPDRWEKRHGLNRHDPSDASAYTISQEYTNIECYLNSLVGKNFSTK, encoded by the coding sequence ATGAAAAACATCTTCCCCGCTCTATTGCTGCTATTCAGCATGGGGAGCATAAGCCAAGCCCAGCCCCTCGCCTTTCCCGGCGCCGAAGGATATGGGAAATACACCACCGGCGGACGGGGCGGCAAAGTCATCACCGTAACCAATCTCAACGACAGCGGCCCCGGCAGCCTACGCGATGCCGTAGAACAGAAAGGTGCCCGCATCATTGTTTTTGCCATCGACGGAACCATCGAATTGAAATCGCCCTTGCGCATCAACAACGACAGCATCACCATCGCCGGGCAATCGGCCCCGGGCGACGGTATCTGCCTGAAAGATTATCCGCTGACCATCAATGCCAGCAACGTCATCATACGTTACCTGCGCGTGCGTGTGGGCGACCGTTACCAACGCGACAGCGACGGCATAGGAGGCGGTCGTTACGGACAGAAAAATGTAATTCTCGACCACCTCTCTGCCAGTTGGAGTATCGACGAGTGCCTGTCGATATACAAGACCGAGAATCTCACCGTGCAATGGTGTCTCATCTCGCACAGCCTGAACCACTCGATACACACCAAAGGAAGCCACGGTTTCGGCGGCATTTGGGGCGGATACAAAGCAACGTTCCACCACAACCTGCTGGCCAACCACGCGAGCCGCAACCCGCGCTTTGCCTCGGTCGACGGTACCAAATGGGTCGATTACCGCAACAACGTCGTGTATAACTGGGGGTATAAAACCGCGTATGGCGGAGGGCACCACGGCGAGATAAACCTCGTAAACAATTATTACAAACCGGGACCGGCCTCGCAACACCACCGACTGCTCGACGTGGCCGATGACGGGACCGGACGCTACTATGTGGCCGGCAATGTCATGGAGGGCGACACGGCCGTGACTTTGGACAACCTTGCCGCCATCGGTGACCGTCCGGGAAAGAGCTATACCCCCGATGCAAAAAACAGCCAGAAAACGCTCGGCATAGCTCCCGATGCCGTTCCCACGCCGGGTGAGGCAAGTGCTTCGTGCATCGTCTCCACCCCATTCCCCTATGAACCGATAGAAGAAGACAGCCCGGCCGAAGCCTACCGCCGGGTATTGGCCATCGCCGGGTGCAGCCACGCCCGCGACAGCTACGACAAGGCGGTCATCGAGCAAGTGAAAAAGGGTCTCGGGACATTCGGCACCAACGGCATCATCGACACGCCCACAGATGCCGGCGGCTGGCCCAAGTTGAAATCGAAAAAGCCCCGCAAGGACAGTGACGGCGACGGTATGCCCGACCGCTGGGAAAAACGTCACGGGCTCAATCGGCACGACCCGAGCGATGCCTCGGCCTACACGATAAGCCAGGAATATACCAATATCGAATGTTACCTCAACAGCCTGGTCGGCAAGAATTTTTCTACAAAATAA
- a CDS encoding sel1 repeat family protein, which translates to MTKSSFSSWAAGLLLLGTLLFAGTVAAQEPAIGELTRKGEEAYLAKKYKTAVEYFTTAAEQGDAQAQYRLGECYYFKRGVKRNYKKAVDWCEKAAEEGIGGAQYILGACHFKGKGTEKDLDKAFLWFTKAAQNGIVQAQKEVGSCYANGWGTEANDSLAAQWFEVAAKQGEAEAQFILGACYYDGKGVEKNLEKAFFWYRKAAYQDLAEAQYFLGMCYYSGEGVEQDNTQSAHWLHKALENGLDGDRGTLARDMIRRIERPSSTLR; encoded by the coding sequence ATGACAAAATCGTCGTTCTCATCGTGGGCAGCCGGCCTCCTTCTCCTCGGCACCCTGCTCTTTGCCGGCACGGTGGCAGCCCAGGAGCCGGCCATCGGCGAATTGACCCGCAAAGGCGAAGAGGCATACCTCGCCAAGAAATACAAAACGGCCGTCGAATATTTCACGACGGCGGCAGAGCAAGGCGATGCCCAGGCTCAATACCGGCTGGGGGAATGCTACTACTTCAAAAGAGGAGTCAAGCGCAACTACAAAAAGGCCGTCGACTGGTGTGAGAAAGCCGCCGAAGAAGGAATAGGCGGAGCGCAATACATTCTCGGAGCCTGCCATTTCAAGGGAAAAGGCACGGAAAAAGACTTGGACAAAGCATTCCTTTGGTTTACGAAAGCCGCCCAAAACGGGATTGTCCAGGCACAAAAGGAGGTCGGTTCATGCTACGCCAACGGCTGGGGTACCGAAGCCAACGACTCGCTGGCCGCGCAATGGTTCGAAGTCGCCGCCAAACAAGGGGAAGCCGAAGCCCAATTCATACTCGGAGCCTGCTATTACGACGGGAAAGGCGTCGAGAAGAATCTCGAAAAAGCCTTCTTTTGGTATCGAAAAGCCGCTTATCAGGATTTGGCCGAAGCCCAATACTTCCTGGGCATGTGCTACTACTCGGGCGAAGGAGTGGAGCAAGACAACACCCAATCGGCACACTGGTTGCACAAAGCCCTCGAAAACGGGTTGGACGGAGACCGTGGCACCTTGGCCCGCGACATGATAAGACGCATCGAGCGCCCCTCCTCCACACTCCGATGA